The proteins below are encoded in one region of Candidatus Cloacimonadota bacterium:
- a CDS encoding M20 family metallopeptidase produces the protein MNLSAIRRELHRNPELAFREENTKSLILSYLQGIPDLRIHEFATNTGILVEYSRGEGPYRLFRADMDALPISENTGCAFSSQNPGLMHACGHDIHMTVLLGLVAQVAAEKMQRNLLFLFQPAEEGEGGAQSVIAEGLIQRFDVEKAFALHVASGLPLGAVSSRPGVFFGVPQEFDVEFIGKPAHAAFPEEGINALDAGREFLRLMEPDIAQLAQRHRVICHVGKLAAGTVRNVVPHRCKLEGTQRSLDKAVSLKINEIISRNAALAAESLGTGFRVDFLGTYDPVVNSAPLVEELKTVCAETGIEFREAEVALTGEDFGFFTSLYPGLLFWLGSGCAEPLHSDKFLPDAACIDIGVEIFAALARH, from the coding sequence ATGAACCTCAGCGCCATCCGCCGCGAACTGCACCGCAACCCCGAGCTGGCCTTCCGCGAGGAAAACACCAAAAGCCTCATTCTCTCGTATTTACAAGGCATCCCCGACCTCAGGATCCACGAATTCGCCACCAACACCGGCATCCTGGTGGAATACAGCCGTGGTGAAGGTCCCTACAGGCTTTTCCGTGCGGACATGGACGCCCTGCCGATTAGCGAAAACACCGGCTGCGCTTTTTCCTCCCAAAACCCAGGCCTGATGCACGCCTGCGGCCACGATATCCACATGACGGTGCTGCTGGGCCTGGTCGCGCAGGTGGCGGCAGAGAAGATGCAGCGCAATCTGCTCTTTCTCTTCCAGCCGGCTGAAGAGGGCGAAGGCGGCGCGCAGAGCGTGATCGCGGAGGGCCTGATCCAGCGCTTCGACGTGGAGAAAGCCTTCGCGCTGCACGTGGCCAGCGGATTGCCTCTGGGAGCGGTCTCCAGCCGTCCGGGCGTGTTTTTCGGCGTGCCCCAGGAATTCGACGTGGAATTCATCGGCAAGCCGGCCCACGCGGCCTTTCCGGAAGAGGGGATCAACGCCCTGGACGCCGGCCGCGAATTCCTGCGCCTGATGGAGCCAGACATCGCCCAATTGGCACAGCGGCACCGGGTTATCTGCCACGTGGGCAAACTGGCCGCCGGAACCGTGCGCAACGTGGTGCCGCACCGCTGCAAGCTGGAAGGCACCCAACGCAGCCTGGACAAGGCAGTGAGCCTGAAGATAAATGAGATCATCAGTCGCAATGCCGCCCTGGCCGCGGAGTCGTTGGGGACGGGCTTTCGGGTCGATTTCCTCGGAACTTACGATCCGGTGGTCAATTCCGCCCCGTTGGTCGAAGAACTAAAAACGGTTTGCGCGGAAACCGGAATCGAGTTTCGGGAGGCGGAGGTCGCCCTCACTGGCGAGGATTTCGGCTTTTTCACCTCCCTCTACCCCGGCCTGCTCTTCTGGCTGGGTTCCGGCTGCGCGGAACCTTTGCATTCCGATAAATTTCTGCCGGACGCGGCCTGCATCGACATCGGCGTGGAAATATTTGCCGCCCTGGCCCGCCATTAA
- the tnpA gene encoding IS200/IS605 family transposase, with the protein MSGSTSSFLLYHLIFSTKNRARTLHPAKRPALFAYMGGIIKKSSGMPVLINGVWDHVHILAFLPRHISLSQSVQAIKGGSAHWFNQQDENHIHKLNWQEGYQIYTVSGSQLEQTKNYIFNQEEHHRETSFEDEMKRFEDKSGSYLRPETWAKYPDSAE; encoded by the coding sequence ATGTCCGGCTCAACCAGCAGCTTCCTGCTCTATCATCTCATCTTTTCCACCAAGAACCGGGCCCGGACCCTGCATCCGGCGAAACGACCGGCCTTGTTTGCCTATATGGGCGGCATCATCAAAAAATCCAGTGGCATGCCGGTGCTGATCAACGGCGTCTGGGACCATGTGCACATCCTGGCATTTTTGCCGCGACACATTTCCCTGTCCCAATCCGTGCAGGCGATCAAGGGCGGCAGCGCCCACTGGTTTAACCAACAGGATGAAAACCACATACATAAACTGAACTGGCAGGAAGGCTACCAGATCTACACCGTGAGTGGATCTCAACTGGAGCAAACCAAGAACTATATTTTCAACCAGGAGGAGCATCACCGCGAGACCAGCTTCGAAGATGAGATGAAACGCTTTGAAGACAAGTCCGGGTCTTATTTGCGGCCGGAGACCTGGGCTAAATATCCAGATTCGGCAGAGTGA
- a CDS encoding T9SS type A sorting domain-containing protein yields MKRILLIVLLASVCLMLSATRWQTITNLSHVYDFVPLGDWDTYFSTWGGVVHSWGGNGEVPAGQEILTTAEGLASNDVRTLAYIALNQSLWVGTAANGITIVTPQGVQQLNASLGLLSNNVVKIVEQGANILVATKAGLASYYYLEGINFPLLLHKYTTQTTPGLLADAIDAMELASTNYLYLSSAGGVNFVHLDSLDVDSAWHSFGDFPGGSGSQYKLAVRPGHLTVAGPLAVYTRSDDPWTGTWKTYRQADGLLLETISSAALDGLGALWVAYGNWNEDFLSYSRNADTLLTRIDSAGNVRHWSETEANLGAKSIGKIVTHDEMIYLCSWGDGIFSQWEGTTTSDFNWQHDLPNSIGFPKISGIATDAAHAVWFGSGALSALPLRKSTLGASKYLDGVWQTFTIANSPIHTDNIYCVAVDSHDRKWFGTYDVNDNSPEGWKFGVTIFDEAIPSWKYLDREGIHLWDAELGRYGPAITGSAQLLGNTDLSITQDRHGNMFVACLNDGFSVLDPDDNLIAEFTIPNSVYQRSIYCYHNGSQYFIGTYNDRGLVIWNHDSIPETDGPHWIIPDPPELSNCEVYGVVSLNSAYEGIQHWIAASTGLFMWDEADWYKWDTSIKRFKFNKVTRVWENDILYYVDEERLYGSVRTTPTAIYLDPFNRVWIGSLEHGISMYDPDTERFTNYYQENSPLLSNYITALGYQPVEGTLLIGTPEGLNTLKIGIAEKPEAALENLVIYPNPFRPAERGSVIIRNHPTETLPRGLNRCRIYDSAGTLVRVLEENEFARFEWNGANAAGKACANGIYFVVVNDDKGNRRTGKIALLR; encoded by the coding sequence ATGAAACGGATTTTATTGATAGTGCTGCTCGCGTCGGTATGCCTGATGCTGAGCGCCACCCGCTGGCAAACGATCACCAACCTCAGCCATGTTTACGATTTTGTCCCCCTGGGGGACTGGGATACCTATTTTTCCACCTGGGGTGGCGTGGTGCATTCCTGGGGCGGGAACGGAGAAGTTCCCGCGGGGCAGGAGATCCTAACCACCGCGGAAGGCCTGGCCTCAAACGACGTGCGCACCCTGGCATACATCGCCCTGAACCAGAGCCTCTGGGTGGGAACCGCCGCCAACGGCATCACGATCGTCACGCCACAGGGTGTTCAACAGTTGAATGCCTCTCTGGGCCTGCTTTCCAACAACGTGGTCAAGATCGTGGAACAAGGCGCCAACATCCTGGTGGCGACCAAGGCGGGCCTGGCCTCCTACTACTATCTGGAGGGGATCAATTTCCCCCTTTTGCTGCACAAATACACCACTCAAACCACCCCCGGCCTGCTGGCCGATGCCATCGACGCCATGGAACTGGCCTCCACCAACTATCTGTATCTCAGCAGTGCCGGAGGCGTCAATTTTGTCCATCTGGACTCCCTGGATGTGGATTCCGCCTGGCACAGTTTTGGCGATTTTCCCGGCGGCAGCGGCAGCCAATACAAACTGGCCGTGCGCCCGGGCCACCTCACGGTGGCAGGCCCGCTGGCGGTTTACACCCGTTCCGACGATCCCTGGACCGGCACTTGGAAAACCTACAGGCAGGCGGATGGATTGCTTCTGGAAACGATATCCAGCGCCGCTTTGGACGGCCTGGGCGCGTTGTGGGTGGCCTACGGCAACTGGAACGAGGATTTCCTCAGCTATTCCCGCAACGCCGACACCCTGCTCACCCGGATCGACAGCGCCGGCAATGTCCGCCACTGGTCTGAGACCGAAGCCAACCTCGGCGCCAAAAGCATCGGTAAAATTGTCACCCATGACGAGATGATCTATCTCTGCAGTTGGGGCGACGGCATTTTTTCACAGTGGGAAGGCACCACCACCAGCGATTTTAACTGGCAACATGACCTGCCCAATTCCATCGGCTTTCCCAAGATCTCCGGCATAGCCACCGACGCCGCCCACGCCGTCTGGTTCGGCAGCGGCGCGCTCAGCGCTTTGCCCCTGCGCAAGAGCACCTTGGGCGCCAGCAAATACTTGGATGGCGTCTGGCAAACATTCACCATTGCCAACAGTCCCATCCACACGGACAACATCTACTGCGTGGCGGTTGACAGCCACGACCGTAAATGGTTCGGCACCTACGACGTGAACGACAACAGCCCCGAGGGCTGGAAATTCGGAGTCACCATCTTCGACGAAGCCATCCCCAGCTGGAAATATCTGGACCGCGAGGGCATCCATCTCTGGGATGCGGAGCTGGGCCGATACGGACCCGCGATCACCGGTTCGGCGCAGCTGCTGGGCAACACGGACCTGAGCATCACCCAGGACCGGCACGGCAACATGTTCGTGGCCTGTCTGAACGACGGCTTCAGCGTGCTGGACCCTGATGACAACCTCATCGCCGAATTTACCATCCCGAACAGCGTTTACCAGCGCTCGATCTACTGCTATCACAATGGCAGCCAATACTTTATCGGCACCTACAACGACCGCGGCCTGGTGATCTGGAACCATGATTCCATTCCTGAAACCGACGGCCCCCACTGGATCATTCCCGATCCACCGGAACTAAGCAACTGCGAGGTTTACGGCGTCGTGAGCCTGAACAGCGCCTACGAGGGCATCCAGCACTGGATCGCCGCCAGCACCGGGCTCTTCATGTGGGATGAGGCCGACTGGTACAAGTGGGATACCTCGATCAAGCGCTTCAAATTCAACAAAGTCACCCGCGTTTGGGAGAATGACATCCTCTACTACGTTGACGAAGAGCGGCTCTACGGCTCGGTGCGCACCACGCCCACCGCCATCTATCTCGATCCCTTCAACCGCGTCTGGATCGGCAGCCTGGAGCACGGCATCAGCATGTATGATCCTGATACCGAACGCTTTACGAACTACTATCAGGAAAACTCGCCCCTGCTTTCGAACTATATCACCGCCCTGGGTTACCAGCCCGTGGAAGGCACTCTGCTGATCGGCACTCCGGAGGGCCTGAACACCCTCAAGATCGGCATCGCGGAAAAACCGGAGGCCGCGCTGGAAAACCTGGTGATCTACCCCAATCCCTTCCGTCCCGCCGAGCGCGGTTCTGTGATCATCCGCAACCATCCCACGGAAACCCTGCCCCGGGGCCTCAACCGATGCCGGATCTACGATTCCGCCGGCACCCTGGTGCGCGTTCTGGAGGAAAACGAGTTCGCCCGCTTCGAGTGGAACGGCGCCAACGCCGCAGGCAAAGCCTGCGCCAATGGCATCTATTTCGTGGTGGTGAACGACGACAAAGGCAACCGGAGGACGGGCAAGATCGCGCTGCTGCGGTGA
- a CDS encoding undecaprenyl/decaprenyl-phosphate alpha-N-acetylglucosaminyl 1-phosphate transferase, whose translation MNLDMALPILLLSLGVHLLTHLLVPLNIRFSKHFGILAQPGERKIHTQAIPEAGGLSFALPLVLAQGALGLILLPDLLGTMLLQLAGVELITLFLGVLDDRHGTRAGLKFLLQLLIGVVMYAIGFRVASLTNPFGAEFVLHWASFPVTLLWYLVVMNAINLIDGIDGLASGVCVIVCAVLLSVGIKEQNLMVTALSAFLLAGNLAFLRFNFHPAKIFLGDTGALFNGLVIAAVSTAGTQQYKGITSMTLIIPLAVLAIPLIDTALAVFRRLRLGNIFVADKAHLHHAMLGLGLSQKAIALTGYVVTLLFGLIAIGFSFSTKRILFSVLLGLLVLGVVLAYVLMRQGRKK comes from the coding sequence GTGAATCTTGATATGGCGCTGCCCATCCTCTTGCTGAGCTTGGGCGTTCATCTGCTCACGCATCTGTTGGTGCCGCTGAACATCAGGTTTTCCAAGCATTTCGGCATCCTCGCCCAACCCGGCGAACGCAAGATCCACACCCAGGCCATTCCTGAGGCGGGCGGGCTCTCTTTCGCCCTGCCCCTGGTGCTGGCGCAGGGAGCGCTGGGGCTGATTTTACTGCCGGACTTGCTGGGGACAATGCTGCTGCAACTGGCCGGAGTGGAGCTGATAACATTGTTCCTGGGCGTTCTGGACGACCGCCACGGCACCCGCGCCGGGCTGAAATTCCTGCTGCAGCTGTTGATCGGCGTGGTGATGTACGCCATCGGATTCCGCGTGGCTTCGCTCACCAACCCCTTCGGCGCGGAATTCGTTCTGCACTGGGCCTCTTTCCCCGTAACCCTGCTCTGGTATCTGGTGGTGATGAACGCCATCAACCTCATCGACGGCATCGACGGCCTGGCCAGCGGAGTCTGCGTGATCGTCTGCGCGGTGCTGCTGAGCGTGGGCATCAAGGAACAGAACCTCATGGTGACGGCGCTTTCAGCCTTTCTGCTGGCCGGCAATCTGGCCTTTCTGCGCTTCAATTTCCATCCCGCGAAGATCTTTCTGGGCGATACCGGCGCGCTGTTCAACGGGCTGGTGATCGCGGCTGTTTCCACTGCCGGGACGCAGCAGTACAAAGGCATCACCTCGATGACGCTCATCATTCCCCTGGCCGTGTTGGCAATCCCGCTCATCGACACAGCCCTGGCGGTTTTCCGCCGCCTGCGCCTGGGCAACATTTTCGTGGCCGACAAAGCCCACCTGCACCATGCCATGCTGGGCTTGGGCCTTTCCCAAAAAGCCATTGCGCTCACCGGCTACGTTGTAACCCTGCTCTTTGGCCTCATCGCCATCGGCTTTTCCTTTTCCACCAAGCGCATCCTCTTCTCGGTACTGCTCGGTCTGTTGGTGCTGGGTGTGGTCTTGGCCTACGTCCTCATGCGGCAAGGGAGAAAAAAATGA
- a CDS encoding glycosyltransferase, which yields MTKLLHLQLLPLLSGVQNFSLHLLDGLPRDEFDIYVASAPGGDLVEAVRQRGYKHIPLRFLRHPISPLDAAALAELLLLLRRHRFDIVHTNSSKPGLLGRLAARLCRVPLILHTEHGTAFQEGQARLRQQLFRHLEKAGNALGHKVVFVNNSDRAKCLALGLLPPEQALTVNNALPPDQAEKLARIAAARKPDPAKQDFVIGSTLRFTAQKNVVNITGAACQACAREPNLRFILLGDGEYLQLCCRIVHSHGLNERILLPGWDADVAKWLPLFDVFLLYSRWEAQPFSIIEAMHAGLPILGSDIPSIRELVNPTCGWLVPLDDQTALIDRIAAISRDRSGAFQKGQTAAQTIGGICSYEQMVAGYLRLYREGA from the coding sequence GTGACCAAACTGCTCCATCTGCAATTGCTGCCGCTGCTTTCCGGCGTGCAGAATTTCAGCCTGCACCTGCTGGACGGCCTGCCCCGCGACGAATTTGACATCTACGTGGCCAGCGCCCCCGGCGGGGATTTGGTCGAGGCGGTGCGCCAAAGGGGCTACAAACACATTCCGCTGCGTTTCCTGCGGCATCCCATCTCGCCTCTGGACGCCGCGGCACTGGCCGAGCTGCTGCTTCTGCTGCGCCGCCACCGCTTCGACATCGTGCACACCAATTCCTCCAAACCCGGTCTGCTGGGTCGTTTGGCCGCCAGGCTCTGCCGGGTGCCGCTGATCTTGCACACCGAGCACGGCACCGCTTTTCAGGAGGGCCAAGCACGCCTGCGGCAGCAGCTGTTCCGGCACCTGGAGAAAGCGGGCAACGCGCTGGGGCACAAGGTGGTCTTCGTTAACAATTCTGATCGCGCCAAATGCCTGGCGCTGGGCCTTCTGCCGCCGGAACAGGCCCTCACAGTCAACAACGCCCTGCCCCCGGACCAAGCGGAAAAACTGGCCCGGATCGCCGCCGCGCGGAAGCCAGACCCCGCCAAACAGGATTTCGTGATCGGTTCCACCCTGCGTTTCACCGCGCAAAAGAACGTGGTGAACATCACCGGCGCCGCTTGCCAGGCTTGCGCGCGGGAACCCAACCTGCGCTTCATCCTGCTGGGCGATGGCGAATATCTTCAGCTTTGCTGCCGGATCGTGCACTCGCACGGTCTGAACGAACGGATCCTGCTGCCTGGCTGGGACGCGGACGTCGCCAAATGGCTGCCGCTCTTCGACGTTTTCCTGCTCTATTCCCGCTGGGAGGCCCAGCCTTTCAGCATCATCGAGGCCATGCACGCCGGCCTGCCCATTTTGGGTTCGGACATTCCTTCCATCCGGGAACTGGTGAATCCCACCTGCGGCTGGCTGGTCCCACTGGATGACCAAACCGCCCTGATCGACCGCATCGCGGCCATTTCCCGCGACCGCTCCGGCGCTTTCCAAAAGGGACAAACAGCGGCCCAAACCATCGGCGGGATCTGCTCTTACGAACAGATGGTGGCCGGCTATCTGCGGCTTTACCGGGAGGGAGCGTGA